In Panthera tigris isolate Pti1 chromosome C1, P.tigris_Pti1_mat1.1, whole genome shotgun sequence, the following proteins share a genomic window:
- the NDUFB3 gene encoding NADH dehydrogenase [ubiquinone] 1 beta subcomplex subunit 3 isoform X2 encodes MASLLSCDMAHGHGHEHGHGKLKLPDYKQWKIEGTPLETVQEKLAARGLRDPWGRNEAWRYMGGFANNVSFVGALLKGFKWGFAAFVVAVGAEYYLESQKKEKKHH; translated from the exons ATGGCCTCTCTGCTTTCCTGCG ACATGGCCCATGGACATGGACATGAACATGGTCATGGTAAACTAAAACTTCCAGATTATAAACAATGGAAGATAGAAGGGACACCATTAGAAACTGTCCAGGAGAAGCTGGCTGCACGAGGGCTAAGGGATCCATGGGGCCG caatGAAGCTTGGAGATACATGGGTGGCTTTGCAAACAATGTTTCCTTTGTTGGTGCATTATTAAAAGGATTCAAATGGGGATTTGCTGCATTTGTGGTAGCTGTAGGGGCTGAATATTACCTGGAGTcccagaaaaaagagaagaagcatCATTGA
- the NDUFB3 gene encoding NADH dehydrogenase [ubiquinone] 1 beta subcomplex subunit 3 isoform X3: MKSWDMAHGHGHEHGHGKLKLPDYKQWKIEGTPLETVQEKLAARGLRDPWGRNEAWRYMGGFANNVSFVGALLKGFKWGFAAFVVAVGAEYYLESQKKEKKHH; encoded by the exons ATGAAGTCCTGGG ACATGGCCCATGGACATGGACATGAACATGGTCATGGTAAACTAAAACTTCCAGATTATAAACAATGGAAGATAGAAGGGACACCATTAGAAACTGTCCAGGAGAAGCTGGCTGCACGAGGGCTAAGGGATCCATGGGGCCG caatGAAGCTTGGAGATACATGGGTGGCTTTGCAAACAATGTTTCCTTTGTTGGTGCATTATTAAAAGGATTCAAATGGGGATTTGCTGCATTTGTGGTAGCTGTAGGGGCTGAATATTACCTGGAGTcccagaaaaaagagaagaagcatCATTGA
- the NDUFB3 gene encoding NADH dehydrogenase [ubiquinone] 1 beta subcomplex subunit 3 isoform X1, whose amino-acid sequence MVCGPPKSHDMAHGHGHEHGHGKLKLPDYKQWKIEGTPLETVQEKLAARGLRDPWGRNEAWRYMGGFANNVSFVGALLKGFKWGFAAFVVAVGAEYYLESQKKEKKHH is encoded by the exons ATGGTTTGTGGCCCTCCAAAGAGCCATG ACATGGCCCATGGACATGGACATGAACATGGTCATGGTAAACTAAAACTTCCAGATTATAAACAATGGAAGATAGAAGGGACACCATTAGAAACTGTCCAGGAGAAGCTGGCTGCACGAGGGCTAAGGGATCCATGGGGCCG caatGAAGCTTGGAGATACATGGGTGGCTTTGCAAACAATGTTTCCTTTGTTGGTGCATTATTAAAAGGATTCAAATGGGGATTTGCTGCATTTGTGGTAGCTGTAGGGGCTGAATATTACCTGGAGTcccagaaaaaagagaagaagcatCATTGA
- the NDUFB3 gene encoding NADH dehydrogenase [ubiquinone] 1 beta subcomplex subunit 3 isoform X4, which yields MAHGHGHEHGHGKLKLPDYKQWKIEGTPLETVQEKLAARGLRDPWGRNEAWRYMGGFANNVSFVGALLKGFKWGFAAFVVAVGAEYYLESQKKEKKHH from the exons ATGGCCCATGGACATGGACATGAACATGGTCATGGTAAACTAAAACTTCCAGATTATAAACAATGGAAGATAGAAGGGACACCATTAGAAACTGTCCAGGAGAAGCTGGCTGCACGAGGGCTAAGGGATCCATGGGGCCG caatGAAGCTTGGAGATACATGGGTGGCTTTGCAAACAATGTTTCCTTTGTTGGTGCATTATTAAAAGGATTCAAATGGGGATTTGCTGCATTTGTGGTAGCTGTAGGGGCTGAATATTACCTGGAGTcccagaaaaaagagaagaagcatCATTGA